Proteins encoded within one genomic window of Agelaius phoeniceus isolate bAgePho1 chromosome Z, bAgePho1.hap1, whole genome shotgun sequence:
- the FEM1C gene encoding protein fem-1 homolog C yields MDLKTAVFNAARDGKLRLLSKLLASKTREEVAQLMSEKTNGATPLLMAARYGHLDMVEYLLDHCSASIEVGGSVNFDGETIEGAPPLWAASAAGHLKVVQCLLDHGASVNNTTLTNSTPLRAACFDGHLEIVKYLVEHKADLEVSNRHGHTCLMISCYKGHKEIAQYLLEKGADVNRKSVKGNTALHDCAESGSLEIMKMLLKYCAKMEKDGYGMTPLLSASVTGHTNIVDFLTQHVQTSKAERINALELLGATFVDKKRDLLGALKYWKRAMEMRYSDRTNILSKPVPQTLIMAYDYAKEVNSSEELENLIADPDEMRMQALLIRERILGPSHPDTSYYIRYRGAVYADSGNFKRCINLWKYALDMQQSNLDPLSPMTASSLLSFAELFSFMLQDRAKGLLGTTVTFDDLMGILCKSVLEIERAMKQTQCLPDPVQLNKALSIILHLICLLEKVPCSSEQEHFKKQTIYKFLKLQPRGKNNFSPLHLAVDNNTTCVGRYPVCKFPSLQVTAILVECGADVNVRDSDNNSPLHIAALNNHPDIMNLLIKSGSHFDATNSCKQTASDLLDEKEIAKNLIQPINHTTLQCLAARVIVNHNISYAGHIPEKLENFVLLHR; encoded by the exons ATGGATCTAAAGACAGCAGTCTTCAACGCTGCTCGTGATGGCAAGCTGCGGCTCCTGTCCAAGCTACTGGCAAGCAAAACAAGGGAAGAGGTGGCCCAACTGATGTCAGAAAAAACCAATGGTGCCACACCACTTCTGATGGCAGCCCGCTATGGTCACCTCGACATGGTGGAATACTTGTTGGACCATTGCTCTGCCTCGATAGAGGTTGGTGGCTCGGTGAATTTTGATGGTGAGACCATCGAGGGAGCTCCGCCGCTGTGGGCAGCATCGGCCGCCGGGCATTTGAAGGTTGTTCAGTGTCTGTTGGATCATGGTGCGTCCGTCAACAACACAACGCTGACAAATTCAACGCCTCTTAGAGCTGCCTGTTTTGATGGTCACCTGGAAATAGTCAAGTACCTTGTGGAGCACAAAGCAGACCTGGAAGTATCAAACCGTCACGGGCATACGTGCTTGATGATCTCATGTTACAAAGGCCACAAAGAAATAGCTCAGTATTTACTTGAAAAAGGAGCTGATGTGAACAGAAAAAGTGTTAAAG GAAATACAGCACTACATGACTGTGCAGAATCTGGAAGTTTGGAGATCATGAAGATGCTTCTCAAGTATTGTGCTAAAATGGAAAAGGATGGTTATGGAATGACTCCCCTTCTGTCAGCCAGTGTGACAGGCCACACAAATATAGTGGACTTTCTGACCCAGCATGTACAGACCAGTAAGGCTGAGCGCATAAATGCCCTGGAACTTCTAGGAGCAACATTTGTGGACAAAAAGAGAGATCTGCTTGGTGCTTTGAAATACTGGAAAAGAGCTATGGAAATGAGATACAGTGATAGGACTAATATCCTCAGCAAACCTGTGCCACAAACACTAATTATGGCTTATGATTATGCTAAAGAGGTAAACAGCTCAGAAGAGCTAGAAAATCTTATTGCAGACCCAGATGAAATGAGAATGCAAGCATTATTAATTAGAGAACGTATTCTTGGCCCTTCACACCCAGACACATCCTACTATATTAGATACAGAGGTGCTGTGTATGCAGACTCTGGAAACTTCAAGCGTTGCATCAATTTATGGAAGTATGCTTTGGACATGCAGCAGAGCAATCTTGATCCTCTAAGCCCTATGACAGCCAGCAGTTTGCTATCATTTGCTGAACTTTTCTCCTTCATGCTTCAGGATAGGGCAAAAGGCCTGCTAGGTACTACTGTCACTTTTGATGATCTGATGGGTATACTGTGCAAAAGCGTTCTTGAAATAGAACGGGCCATGAAACAAACCCAATGTCTTCCTGATCCAGTACAGCTGAACAAAGCTCTTTCCAtcattttgcatttaatttgCTTGTTGGAGAAAGTACCTTGCAGCTCAGAACAGGAACATTTTAAGAAACAAACTATTTACAAGTTTCTTAAGCTTCAGCCTAGAGGAAAGAATAACTTCAGTCCACTTCACCTTGCTGTTGACAATAATACTACATGTGTCGGTCGCTACCCAGTTTGTAAATTCCCTTCTCTACAAGTTACTGCTATCCTGGTGGAATGTGGTGCTGATGTAAATGTCAGAGACTCTGATAACAACAGTCCATTACACATTGCTGCACTGAACAACCATCCAGACATCATGAATCTTCTTATCAAGTCAGGTTCACATTTCGATGCCACAAACTCATGTAAACAAACAGCTAGTGATTTGCTGGATGAGAAGGAAATAGCAAAGAATTTAATCCAGCCCATAAATCATACTACTTTGCAGTGTCTTGCTGCTCGTGTAATAGTGAACCATAACATATCCTATGCAGGGCATATCCCTGAAAAACTAGAGAACTTTGTTTTGCTCCATAGATGA